The genome window ATGCTCCTATATGTTTCATCTTGAATTGTGACCTTGGTTCTTATTATTTTCCAGGATTCCAGGAGCCATCATTCTCACAGACATCACCACCAGCAGGTGCATACAAAATCACATGTGAGACCAGCACAAACACAAGAACTTCTGGTGCCACCTCAGCAGGTATCTAAAGCCACACTATACAGCTACCTGCAGAAATGGTTAAAAGAGAAATTTATAGAAACCCTGCTTTGGTAGGAAAATTTTGTACAGTAAGAAAGGTAGCATATAAGACCCTTACTGATAGCCACAATGGTAACTAATGCAAGCATGGAGCTTCTATCATCTCCCAGAATAACAGACCTAGAAGAAGGTTAAAATTAGAGCAGGTGGAATTTTTCTAATTTCCTACAAAAATGCGTCACAATTCTTGTTGTTGCCATTTTTAGACCAGCTGGTCAAAATTTCTCAAAGTCGAAAAAATTTGAATTGTTTCCACAATTTTTGTGGGAAACTTGTCATAATTTTTTTTACCAGCTGTATTAGGTATGTTTCTCCACATTTACATGTACTTTTCATATTCTTTTTCAGAGCCATTTTTCTTCAGAAGAAAGTGTTGAGGACAGAGAGCAGCGGGTAAGTTTTCATTGACACATCAAGCCTTATTGTGTACAGCACAGCAGCAACCCTATCACAATATCTATTTTTTCTAACAACAGTCTCCTCCAAACTAGTTCCTCAGACATCTGTTTCTAAGTAAAACAGAACTCCTGGCAGGATCAATGAAACGTAAAGCAACCAGGTTTCTAAAATTTGCAAAGCAGCTTACAGAACCTGTGGCTCTATTCTCCTGCTGCAAAATGTAATTAGCTCCCACTGAAGGGTTGGGAGAATGAGATCTGAATAACAATTATATTGAAGAAATCAGCATAGTAGATCCCCAAACAATCTACATAGTGTTAAACTAGAGGGATCCACAAGTGCGTATTTGATGGACGTCAGCCTCTAAacaaattctgcatctgtagTGAAACCATTTATGACAAAACCTCAATTAATGAACAAACCTACTCAAACATACATAAACCTGAAGGACAAACCTTAGGATAAATCATAGTCTCTTTGCTCAAGGAATGTGTCTCATCATGGGAGTAGCATGGAGCTGCTACCACATTTACCATGCCATGGTAGGATCTTATCTGCCTGCCTCAGCTTTAGAATGTACAACAGTGTCATACACTTTGAGGGAGCCACAAAGAGACACTGTAATAACCTCACATCTATAACAACACAATTGCATGCTGCACTATTAAATTGTTTCTATGCTTTTCAGAGCCTTCCCAAACCAGCAAGTGTAAGTAACGAAGATGATGGTGATCATGATGATAATGATTCCAATGACACGGATGAATCAGATGAGGATATTGTCACCTACTTTCCCACTGAAGCCCCAGTAACTACGCCTTTAACTCCTGCCATCCCCACAAGAGGAGATAATTCAGGCAGAGGAGACAGTGTGGCTTATAGAATGAGGGCAAAAGCAAAGTTGGTAGACATATACCATAAGGAGAAGTCTAGCAAGCTCTACAAAGCTTTGGGAAAGGTAAATACCATTTGGCAATGGTTCCTGGGTTACCATAAATGGAGGATGATGTTCAAAACGGAAATTTCTTTGTGGGCATTAGCTGTGGAGGGGATTGACAAGTCACAGGCAAAATTAGAGGGGTGTATTTCCACTTGTTATGGATACATAACTCATTAAAGTTAATAAGTATTATATTCCTATATGCACTGCGACAGGAAAATAGTCCCACTGTTCCAGGTGGCCAGCAGCCACATCGTATAATCATGTGTGAGACCTGAGGCCAGTACTGAACTGATGTTTCGTATAGTACTATAAAACATTTGTTATAGCTCTGTAAATGTACACGGTGCTTTGAAGAGCATGTATAACCTCGGGGGCGGTGGAACCAGGAGGGCAAGTGCCCTCgcaatggaaatattgtgggAGCTTGACCACTGCCTAAACTTATGCACATCTtgtgagtgggtgtgtgtgtgtgggggtgcagtggTGAAAGCAAGAGGAAGAGGGGCTGGAATCAGGATGGGGAGCAGGAAATGGGAGGGGTGGAATGTGCCCAAGAGCAGGTAGGAACCCCCaggaccctccttcccagcctggagcaggctGCCCTCAGCCAAGTCTCAGTACCTCCCCTTGCTccctcaggaaagcttatgctcaaataaattggttagtctctaaggtgccacaagtactccttttctttttgcgaatacagactaacacggctgttactctgaaacctataggtTTTGAAGATcagctgttagtctctaaggtgccacaagtactccttttcctttttttaattcaaaaggCATGCCCTGTTTCAGTGAAGTATTGCAGTGTTCAGTGATTCATTGGCTCCTCATAATCTAGGATGCCTGTTAATTATGCTTTACCTTTATGTTTGGCACAGTTCATCGTACATGATGTCACAGAAGAGGATGACAGCACACCAGAAAGCCAGCAGGTGGATTCCTCCAAAGCCCCGTGTGCTGCAtgcccctttccagggaaatttGACATGAGCATGGAACTGGATGACAGAAGTAACATTCAGGACAgcagtgaagtcaacaggaggtCACATGATAAGAGCATGGAAAATGGCAGCCAACAGCAGCTTGACAGCGTGGAGGCAGACAGCGACAACAGCAAACCTGATGTCACAGAAGACAGTCACATGAGCAATGAAAGCACAGAACAGCAGCAGGCCCAAACTGAGGACCTGCAGCAGGTTGATgtccctgaagtcaatgacagcaGTCAAACTGCTGAGAGCACTGAAGACACTCAAGACCATAGCAGCATTGAAGACAATGAAGTCattctttaaaacaga of Natator depressus isolate rNatDep1 chromosome 4, rNatDep2.hap1, whole genome shotgun sequence contains these proteins:
- the SPP1 gene encoding osteopontin codes for the protein MKIAVLCLCLISIAFALPVSKSRRHVISESSEENHDSRSHHSHRHHHQQVHTKSHVRPAQTQELLVPPQQSHFSSEESVEDREQRSLPKPASVSNEDDGDHDDNDSNDTDESDEDIVTYFPTEAPVTTPLTPAIPTRGDNSGRGDSVAYRMRAKAKLVDIYHKEKSSKLYKALGKFIVHDVTEEDDSTPESQQVDSSKAPCAACPFPGKFDMSMELDDRSNIQDSSEVNRRSHDKSMENGSQQQLDSVEADSDNSKPDVTEDSHMSNESTEQQQAQTEDLQQVDVPEVNDSSQTAESTEDTQDHSSIEDNEVIL